One window from the genome of Vidua chalybeata isolate OUT-0048 chromosome 3, bVidCha1 merged haplotype, whole genome shotgun sequence encodes:
- the ZFP36L2 gene encoding mRNA decay activator protein ZFP36L2 produces the protein MSTTLLSAFYDIDFLCKTEKSLTNLSSMLDKKAVGTPVTPPSSSFAPGFLRRHSTSNLTALAGGSKFPSPTGSSSSSTSSSSSSSSSSSSFGNLKETGSSGGGGSSSPTALLNKENKFRDRSFSENGERSQHLMQQLQQQQQAAGKGSGSGGGGGAPINSTRYKTELCRPFEESGACKYGEKCQFAHGFHELRSLTRHPKYKTELCRTFHTIGFCPYGPRCHFIHNADERRPAPGGGTAAPPPAAAVGPHHHPHHAAPHPAGSTGDLRAFAPREHPLGGGGFGHPRGGGERPKLHHSLSFSGFSAHHHHHHPPHPHGTAPPPPPGGRLDAALLESPGGSRTPPPPASASYCEELLSPPCANNAFAFSGQELGSLIAPLALHTQNFAAAAAAAAAAAAYYRCQQQPPPPGGACPPPPASPPFSFQPLRRLSESPVFDAPPSPPDSLSDRESYLSGSLSSGSLSGSESPSLDSGRRLPIFSRLSISDD, from the exons ATGTCGACGACACTTTTATCTGCCTTCTACGACATTGACTTCTTGTGCAAG ACGGAGAAGTCCCTGACCAACCTCAGCAGCATGCTGGACAAGAAAGCCGTGGGGACCCCGGTGacccctcccagctccagcttcGCGCCGGGCTTCCTGCGGCGACACTCGACCAGCAACCTGACGGCTCTGGCCGGCGGCTCCAAGTTCCCCAGCCCTACCGGCTCCAGCTCTTCTTccacatcctcctcctcctcctcgtcgTCGTCCTCCTCCTCGTTCGGCAATCTGAAGGAGACGGGCTCCAGCGGAGGtggcggcagcagcagccccacggCCCTGCTCAACAAGGAGAACAAGTTCCGGGACCGCTCCTTCAGCGAGAACGGCGAGCGTAGCCAGCACCTCATGCaacagcttcagcagcagcagcaggcggCCGGCAAGGGGAGCGgctccggcggcggcggcggggcccccATCAACTCGACGCGCTACAAGACGGAGCTGTGCCGCCCCTTCGAGGAGAGCGGTGCCTGCAAGTACGGCGAGAAGTGCCAGTTCGCTCATGGCTTCCACGAGCTGCGCAGCCTCACCCGCCACCCCAAGTACAAGACCGAGCTGTGCCGCACCTTCCACACCATCGGTTTCTGCCCCTACGGCCCGCGCTGCCACTTCATCCACAACGCCGACGAGCGCCGCCCGGCGCCTGGCGGAGGCACGGCCGctcccccgcccgccgccgcggTGGGGCCGCACCACCACCCGCACCACGCGGCCCCGCACCCCGCCGGCAGCACCGGCGACCTCCGCGCCTTCGCCCCCCGCGAGCACCCGCTGGGCGGCGGCGGCTTCGGGCACccgcgcggcggcggcgagcgGCCCAAGCTGCACCACAGCCTGAGCTTCTCCGGCTTCTCcgcccaccaccaccaccatcaccccCCGCACCCCCACGGcaccgccccgccgccgccgcccggtgGCCGCCTGGACGCCGCCCTGCTGGAGAGTCCCGGCGGTTCGCGcacgccgccgccgcccgcctcCGCCTCCTACTGCGAGGAGCTGCTCTCGCCGCCCTGCGCCAACAACGCTTTCGCCTTCtcggggcaggagctgggcagcctCATCGCCCCCCTCGCCCTCCACACCCAGAACTtcgccgctgccgccgccgcggccgccgccgccgccgcctaTTACCGttgccagcagcagccgccgccgcccggcggGGCctgcccgccgccccccgcctcGCCGCCCTTCAGCTTCCAGCCCCTCCGCCGCCTCTCCGAGTCGCCCGTCTTCGACGCGCCGCCCAGCCCGCCGGACTCGCTCTCCGATCGGGAGAGTTACCTGAGCGGCTCCCTCAGCTCCGGCTCCCTCAGCGGCTCCGAGTCGCCCAGCCTGGACTCGGGCCGCCGCCTGCCCATCTTCAGCCGCCTCTCCATCTCCGACGACTGA